From Solanum lycopersicum chromosome 8, SLM_r2.1, the proteins below share one genomic window:
- the LOC112942062 gene encoding uncharacterized protein, whose product MDDYRSKCYGDGIEQYREPQFSNGYGATSVGAPPLPPPPAHHNKDSKLKKGKSTSGSSWNFNDPEFQRKRRVASYKVYSVEGKVKGSLRRSLRWFKDKCTQVLYGWR is encoded by the coding sequence atggaTGATTATAGATCAAAATGTTATGGTGATGGTATTGAACAATATCGTGAACCCCAATTTTCTAATGGTTACGGTGCAACTTCTGTTGGTGCACCACCCTTACCACCACCTCCAGCCCATCACAACAAAGATTCGAAGCTTAAGAAAGGGAAAAGCACTAGTGGGTCATCTTGGAATTTCAATGATCCTGAGTTTCAGAGGAAGAGAAGAGTTGCTAGTTATAAAGTTTATTCTGTTGAAGGCAAAGTGAAAGGCTCTTTAAGGCGGAGTTTAAGATGGTTTAAAGATAAGTGTACACAAGTTTTATATGGATGGAggtga
- the LOC101252510 gene encoding eukaryotic initiation factor 4A-2, whose product MAGLAPEGSQFDARQFDAKMTELLGTEQQEFFTSYDEVHDSFDAMGLQENLLRGIYAYGFEKPSAIQQRGIVPFCKGLDVIQQAQSGTGKTATFCSGILQQLDYSLVECQALVLAPTRELAQQIEKVMRALGDYLGVKVHACVGGTSVREDQRILQSGVHVVVGTPGRVFDMLRRQSLRPDHIKMFVLDEADEMLSRGFKDQIYDIFQLLPPKIQVGVFSATMPPEALEITRKFMNKPVRILVKRDELTLEGIKQFYVNVDKEEWKLETLCDLYETLAITQSVIFVNTRRKVDWLTDKMRSRDHTVSATHGDMDQNTRDIIMREFRSGSSRVLITTDLLARGIDVQQVSLVINYDLPTQPENYLHRIGRSGRFGRKGVAINFVTKDDERMLFDIQKFYNVVVEELPANVADLL is encoded by the exons ATGGCTGGCTTGGCACCGGAAGGTTCTCAATTTGATGCTCGTCAATTTGATGCTAAAATGACAGAGCT GCTTGGGACTGAACAGCAGGAGTTCTTTACATCATATGATGAAGTTCATGACAGTTTCGATGCCATGGGTTTGCAAGAAAATCTTCTTAGGGGCATCTATGCCTATG GTTTTGAGAAGCCATCTGCTATCCAGCAAAGGGGTATTGTTCCTTTTTGCAAGGGTCTTGATGTGATTCAACAGGCACAATCTGGTACAGGAAAGACAGCAACTTTCTGCTCTGGGATTCTCCAGCAGCTTGATTACAGCTTAGTCGAATGTCAGGCTCTGGTTCTGGCTCCAACCCGTGAGCTTGCCCAACAGATTGAGAAGGTTATGCGAGCACTTGGTGACTATCTTGGTGTGAAGGTTCATGCCTGTGTAGGAGGTACCAGTGTCCGTGAGGATCAGCGTATCCTTCAAAGTGGTGTTCATGTGGTTGTTGGTACTCCTGGTCGTGTATTTGATATGTTGCGTAGGCAGTCTCTTCGCCCTGACCACATCAAGATGTTTGTTCTGGATGAAGCTGATGAAATGCTCTCAAGAGGTTTCAAGGATCAG atttatgatattttccAATTGCTGCCACCAAAGATTCAAGTTGGTGTTTTCTCTGCTACAATGCCACCAGAGGCTCTTGAAATTACTAGGAAGTTCATGAACAAGCCTGTGAGGATCCTTGTGAAGCGTGATGAGCTCACTCTTGAAGGTATCAAGCAATTTTATGTCAATGTTGACAAGGAAGAGTGGAAGCTTGAAACTCTTTGCGATCTTTACGAGACCTTAGCCATCACCCAGAGTGTCATCTTTGTGAACACCAGGCGCAAGGTTGATTGGCTCACTGATAAGATGCGCAGCCGTGATCACACAGTATCTGCCACTCATGGAGACATGGACCAGAACACTAGAGATATCATTATGCGAGAGTTCCGATCTGGATCATCTCGTGTGCTCATCACTACTGATCTTCTGGCACGTGGTATTGATGTGCAGCAAGTATCCCTTGTGATTAACTATGACCTGCCTACTCAGCCAGAAAACTACTTGCATCGTATTGGTCGTAGTGGACGATTTGGAAGGAAGGGTGTAGCTATCAATTTTGTCACAAAGGATGATGAAAGGATGCTTTTTGACATTCAGAAGTTTTACAATGTTGTAGTTGAGGAGCTGCCAGCCAATGTGGCCGATCTTCTTTGA